The sequence below is a genomic window from Bradyrhizobium septentrionale.
CCGCAAAAAGGCCCGAAAATTAAGGCTTTTCGCCGAAGTCAGGGCCTTTCCGGGTTGCCGCAGCGGCCCCCCTGCCCTAACTAGAGCAGATCATGAAATTCCTCGATGAAGCAAAAGTCTATATTCGCTCGGGCGACGGCGGCAATGGCTGCGTCGCGTTCCGGCGCGAGAAGTTCATCGAGTTCGGCGGTCCCTCCGGCGGCAATGGCGGCCGCGGCGGCGATGTCATCATCGAGTCCGTCTCTGGGCTGAACACGCTGATCGACTACCGCTACCAGCAGCACTTCAAGGCGCCAAAAGGCACCAATGGCATGGGCAAGGACCGCCATGGCGCCAACGGCAAGTCGATCATGCTGAAAGTGCCGGTCGGCACCCAGGTGTTCGACGAAGACCGCGAGACGCTGCTGCACGACTTCACCGAGCTCGGCGAGAAATTCGTGCTGGCTGAAGGCGGCAATGGCGGCTTCGGCAACGCGCATTTCAAATCTTCCACCAACCGCACGCCGCGCAACGCCAATCCCGGTGCGCCGGGCGAGGAACGCTGGATCTGGCTGCGGCTGAAGCTGATCGCCGACGCCGGCCTGGTCGGCCTGCCCAACGCCGGCAAATCGACCTTCCTGTCGGTGGTCAGCGCGGCGCGGCCGAAGATCGCCGACTATCCCTTCACCACGCTGCATCCGCAGCTCGGTGTGGTGAATTACGGCGGCCGTGAATTCGTGCTCGCCGACATCCCCGGCCTGATCGAAGGCGCGCACGAGGGCGCGGGCCTCGGCGACCGCTTCCTCGGCCATGTCGAGCGCTGCCGCGTGCTGCTGCATCTGGTCGATGCAACCTGCGAGCATGCCGGCAAGGCCTACAAGACGGTGCGCACCGAGCTCGAAGCCTATGATGGCCAGCTCGCCGACAAGATCGAGATCGTCGCGCTCAACAAGATCGACGCGGTCGCGCCCGACGAGCTGAAGAAGCAGAAGGACCGCCTCAAGCGGGCCGCGAAGAAGACGCCGTTGCTGCTGTCAGGCGTGACCGGCGAAGGCGTGCAGGACGCGCTGCGCACGCTGGTCGACGTGATCGGTGAGGCGCCGGTATCCAACAAGGCCAAGGCTCAGGCGGAGCCGTGGGCGACGCCGCTGCCGCAGGGTTGAACGGCACCTCGATTTCCCCAGCCACCTCGTGGCGCATATTGCTTCCATCTTCCTGCCAGACCGCACCCATGAAACGCCCCGCGCTCAAGAACTTTCGCCGCATCGTCGTCAAGGTCGGCTCATCGCTGCTGGTCGACTCGCAGGCCGGTGAGGTGCGGGCGTCCTGGCTCGCCGCGCTGGTCGACGACATCGCAAAGCTGCACAAGGGCGGCCGCGAGATCATGGTGGTGTCGTCGGGCTCGATCGCGCTCGGCCGCAGCCGCCTGAAGCTGCCGCGCGGACCGCTGAAGCTCGAGGAGAGCCAGGCGGCCGCGGCGGTCGGCCAGATCGCGCTGGCGCGGATCTGGTCGGAGGTGCTCGGCCATCACGATATCGGCGCCGGGCAGATCCTCGTGACGCTGCAGGACACCGAGGAACGCCGCCGCTATCTCAACGCGCGCTCGACCATCGCAAAGCTGCTCGAATGGCGCGCGGTGCCCGTGATCAACGAGAACGACACGGTCGCGACCACCGAAATCCGCTACGGCGACAATGACCGCCTCGCCGCCCGCGTCGCCACCATGACCAGCGCCGATCTGTTGATCCTGCTGTCCGACATCGACGGCCTCTACACCGCGCCGCCCGCGGTCGATCCCGACGCGAAGCTGATCCCGGTGGTCGAGAGCATCACCTCGGAGATCGAGGCGATGGCGGGCTCGGCCGGGTCCGAACTGTCGCGCGGCGGCATGACGACCAAGATCGAAGCCGCGAAGATCGCGACCACCGCCGGCACCCACATGTTGATCGCTTCCGGCAAGATCGAGCACCCATTGCAGGCGATCGCCGACGGCGGCCGCTGCACCTGGTTCCTGACCCCGGCCAATCCGGTCACCGCGCGCAAGCGCTGGATCGCCGGCTCGCTCGAGCCGAAGGGCACGCTGACCATCGATGCCGGCGCGGTCGCGGCGCTGCGCGCCGGCAAGAGCCTGCTGCCGGCCGGCGTGATCAGGGTCGACGGCCAGTTCGCCCGCGGCGATGCCGTGGTGGTGCGCGGGCCCGACACCCATGAGATCGGCCGCGGCCTGGTCGCCTACGACGCCGAGAACGCCGAGAAGATCAAGGGCCGCTCCTCGCCCGACGTGATGGCGATTCTGGGCATCAGCGGCCGGTCCGAGATGATCCATCGCGACGACCTGGTGATCGGCCCGGCGGGGGCGATCCCGGCCAAATAGGTCATTGGCCGACGGGGGCGGCCTCCCGCCCACCTGCCATGCCGGTTCCGTGCCTCGCCAACCCATCAATTGCCATGCTAGAACATGGCCTTAATCCAAGCTGGGATTTCCATGAGCGCGCCCCTGAAGGCGATCGACGGCAACGCCGATCTCGCCGCCCTGATGACCGACCTCGCCGCCAAGGCGCGCGCTGCCGCGCGCGTGCTGGCGCTGGCGCCGCCGGAGCAGAAGGACCGGGCGCTCGCCGCGATCGAGCGCGCGATCCGCGGCAACGCGCCGGCCATTCTCGCCGCCAATGCCGAAGATGTCGCCGAGGCGCGGGCTGCCGGCATGACCTCTGCCTTCGTTGACCGCCTGACACTGACGCAGGCGCGCGTCGCCGGCATGGCCGATGGCGTAGCCACCGTGCGCGAAATTATTGATCCGGTCGGCGCCGTCACCGAAAGCTGGCAGCGTCCGAACGGCATGACCATCGAGCGCGTCCGGGTGCCGCTCGGCGTGATCGGCGTGATCTTCGAAAGCCGCCCCAACGTCGCCGCCGACGCCGGCGTGCTTTGCCTGAAGTCCGGTAACGCCGTGATCCTGCGCGGCGGCTCCGACAGTTTCCGCTCCTGCCGCGCGATCCATGATTGTCTGGTGCAGGGCCTGCGTGAAGCCGGCCTGCCTGAGGCCGCGATTACCTTGGTGCCGACCCGTGACCGTACGGCTGTCGGCCTGATGCTGACGGGATTGAACGGTGGCATCGACGTGATCGTGCCGCGCGGCGGCAAGAGCCTGGTCGCACGCGTCGAGGCGGAAGCACGCGTTCCGGTGTTCGCGCATCTCGAGGGCGTCAACCACATTTATGTCGATGCCAGCGCCAGGCTCGATATGGCCAAGGCGGTCGTGCTGAACGCCAAGATGCGCCGTCCCGGCGTCTGCGGCGCCGTCGAAACCCTGCTGGTCGATCGCAAGGCCGCCGCGACGAAGCTGAAACCGCTGGTCGAGTTGCTGATCGATGCCGGTTGCGAGGTGCGCGGCGACACCTTCGTGCAAGGCGCCGATGCCAGGGTGAAGCCCGCGTCCGACGAGGACTGGGACACCGAATATGAGGACGCGATCATCTCGGCGAAGATCGTTGACGACCTCGATGAAGCGATTGCGCATATTCAAAATCACGGCTCGCATCACACCGATGCGATCGTGACGGAGGATGCCGCTGCCGCGCAAAAATTTCTCAACGAGGTCGATTCGGCAATCGTGCTGCACAACGCCTCGACCCAGTTCGCCGACGGCGGCGAGTTCGGTTTCGGCGCGGAGATCGGGATTGCCACCGGCAAATTCCACGCCCGCGGCCCGGTCGGCGCCGAGCAGCTGACGAGCTTCAAGTACCGCGTCCACGGCACCGGGCAGACACGGCCGTGACCATTGTCGCACGCGCACGGTAGACCATTGCAGCAAGCCCCGACCGTGCCGCACTCCGCAGCCCAGGCGCTTCCGTTCTATACCAACGGCATGCGCATCGGGCTGCTCGGCGGCTCGTTCAATCCGCCGCACGCCGCGCATCGCGCCATCAGTCAGTTCGCGCTCAAGCGATTGCAGCTCGACCGCGTGTGGTGGCTGCTGACGCCGGGCAATCCGCTGAAGAACCATGATGGATTGCACGCGCTCGCCGAGCGCGCCGCGGCCGCGCGCCGCGTTGCCGACGATCCGCGCATCGACATCAGCTGTCTCGAAGCTGTCATTGGTGTCCGCTACACTGTCGACACGATCATCCACTTGCGCCGCCGTGTCTCCGGCGTGCACTTCGTCTGGATCATGGGCGCTGACAATCTCGCGCAATTTCATCGCTGGAAAGATTGGCGGCGCATCGCCTCCGACGTGCCGATTGCCGTGATCGACCGACCGCCCCAAAGCTTCCGCGCCCTTGCCGCACCGGCGGCGCAGGCGCTCATGCGCTATCGCTTGCCCGAAAATCAGGCGACCCGGCTGGCCGATCAGCAGGCCCCGGCCTGGGTGTTCCTGACAGGAATGAAATCCAATCTGTCTTCGACCGGACTCCGGAACCCGGATGGGAGCTGGAGGACGGCGTGAAGCGCAAAAGGGTTACTGGAATATTGAAACCATTAACCCCACATGCGTAATATGGTGCGTGGGGCCGAGGATTCGGCACCCGCGATACAGTGAAAGGAATGGTCCCTGGCCACATCTGTATTGTCCAAGTCTGTTTTACCCAAGGTTCCAAAGACTGCGCGTAAAACATCGACGAAAACCGCGGCCTTGCAGGCGCAACCGGATGCCGACAAACCGGATGCCAACAAGACGCTGAGCCTGATCCTCTCCCGCCTCGAGGATATGAAGGCGGAAGAGACGGTCACCATCGACCTTCGCGGCAAATCCGCATATTCCGACTACATGATCGTCACCACCGGCCGGGTGAACCGGCACGTCGGTGCGATCGCGGAAAATGTGACCAAGGGCCTGAAGGAAAACGGGGTCAAGAGCATCCATGTCGAGGGCATGCCCAATTGCGACTGGGTGCTGATCGATTCCGGCGACGTGATCGTGCACGTGTTCAGACCCGAGGTGCGTGAGTTCTACAATCTCGAGCGGTTGTGGACTCAGAACCCGGCGGTCGCGGCGGTCTAAGGGGTGTCGAAGCCGATGCGAATCGGCTGCAGCGCAGCTAGTCTGCGTTGATGCGCCTCGTCGTCATCTGCATCGGCCGCCTGAAACAGGGCCCGGAACGGGAGCTCGCCGAGCGTTATCGCGAGCGCTTCGAGGATATCGGCCGCAAGCTCGGCTTTCGCGGCCTCGACATTCATGAGATTGCGGAGAGCCGCGCGCGTGACACGCCCGCGCGCATCGCCGAAGAGGCCACGGCGATCTCGGCTTTGCTGCCTGACAAGCACGCGCTGGTGGCGCTCGATGAGCGCGGCAAGAGCATCGACAGCGCAAGCTTTGCCCAGCAGCTCGGCCGCTGGCGCGACGAGGGATTGGCGCATACTGTCTTCGTGATCGGCGGCGCCGACGGACTTTCGCCCGAATTGCAGCGCAAGGCTTCGTTGCGTATTGCATTCGGCTCCGCGACCTGGCCGCACCAAATGGTCCGCGTCATGCTTCTGGAACAGATTTATCGGGCCGCAACCATTTTGGCCGGCCATCCCTATCACCGCGCCTGAGGCGCGGCGACGGACAGTCGAAAGCGCTGAACGCACTCGGATGCAGCACAAGCGGGACACAGCTTCGTATTTGGCTTCGTATTTCGGCACCGCGCGCCGCTTCTGGTTGCCGGCGTCGCTGCCGTTGTCGATCGCCATGTTCGCTGCGTATCCGCTGGCAGAGGCGCACGCGCAAGCGACACCTCCAGCGCAACAATCCGCGCCGCCGGCGCAGCAGGCCACCGCGGCGGAGACATCGCCCGATGCCATCAAGCAGCGCGAGCAGGAGCTCGAGGCCGCGCGCGAACAGCAGCGCAAGGCGACCGAACTGCAGGAGAAGCTGAAGGCCGACATCGCCGCGATCGGCCAGGACCGCAGCAAGCTCAATCAGCAGCTGATCGACATTGCCGGCCAGGTACGCGGCGTCGAGACGCGGATCGCGGACGCCGAGGCACGCTTGCAGGCGCTCGACGGCCGCGAGCGTGAAATCCGCGGCTCGCTGGATTCACGCCGCTCCGAGGTGATCGAGGTGCTGGCCGCGCTGCAGCGCGCCGGACGACGCACGCCGCCGGCGCTGCTGGTGCGGCCCGAGGACGCGCTGCAATCGCTGCGCACCGCGATGCTGCTCGGCGCCGTGGTGCCGGAGTTGCGCGTTCGCGCGGAGAAGCTTGCCGCCGACCTCGGCGAACTGGTGGCGCTGCGCAAGACGATCTCGACCGAGCGCGACGCGCTGGCGGGCGACCGCGACAAGCTCAGGGAAGACCAGACCCGCCTTGCGGCGCTGGTCGACGAACGGCAGCGTCAGCAGAGCGCGGCCGAAAAGGACATGGAGGCGGAAGGCGCCCGCGCTATTACGCTGTCCAAACAGGCCGACAATTTGCAGAGCCTGATCGCCAAGATGGAGCAGGATCTCAAGAGCGCGGCCAAGGCGGCGGCCACGGCCAGCCTCCAGGGGGCGCCCGCCACGGTTAACGGCAAGCCCAATCTGGGGGCCCTGAAGGACCCCGCCCGCCTGAGCCCGGCGGTCGCCTTTGCCTCGGCCAAGGGCCTGTTCTCCTATCCCGTGAATGGCACCAAGATTCGCGAATTTGGCGGTTCCGACGGCGCGGGCGGTGTACAAAAAGGCATTTCTTTGGCAGCCAAGCCGGGCGCGCAGGTCACAACCCCGTGTGACGGCTGGGTTGTTTACGCGGGTCCCTTCCGCAGCTATGGACAACTCTTGATCCTCAATGCCGGGGGCGGGTATCATGTCCTGATCGCCGGGATGGAGCGTATTTCGGTAAACATCGGCCAGTTTGTACTTACGGGGGAGCCGGTTGCGACCATGGGGTCGACGTCCCAAGTTGCATCCATTCTCGCGACCAATGCGAGCCAGCCAGTGCTCTATGTCGAGTTCCGGAAAGACGGCACTCCAATCGATCCAGGTCCATGGTGGGCCGCAAATGAAGGCGAAAAGGTTCGCGGATGATGCGCAAGACTTCGGTAATTCTCCTTAGCGCCGCCACCGGCGCGGCCCTGACGCTTTTCGTCACGCAGCCCCGCGCGGTGCTGATGGGATCGAGCGCGCGCGCCGCGACGTCGGACACCTACCGCCAGCTCAATTTGTTCGGCGACGTGTTCGAGCGGGTGCGCAGCGACTATGTCGAGAAGCCCGATGACTCCAAGCTCGTCGAATCCGCGATCTCGGGCATGCTGTCCGGCCTCGATCCGCACTCGAGCTACATGGATGCCAAGAGCTTCCGCGACATGCAGGTGCAGACCCGCGGCGAGTTCGGCGGCCTCGGCATCGAGGTCACGATGGAAGACGGGCTGATCAAGGTCGTCTCGCCGATCGACGACACCCCGGCCTCGAAGGCCGGCATCATGGCCAACGACATCATCACCAATCTCGACGACGAAGCGGTGCAGGGTCTCACCCTCAACCAGGCGGTCGAGAAGATGCGCGGTCCGGTCAACACCAAGATCAAGCTCAAGATCATCCGCAAGGGCCAGGACAATCCAATCGACGTTACGCTGGTGCGCGACAACATCCGCGTCCGCTCGGTGCGCGCGCGCGTCGAGGCCGACGACATCGCCTATATCCGCATCACCACCTTCAACGAGCAGACCACCGAAGGCCTGAAGAAGGAGGTCGCCAATCTGCAGGGCCAGATCGGCGACAAGCTGAAGGGCTACATCATCGACCTCAGAAACAACCCCGGCGGCCTGCTCGAGGAAGCGGTCACGGTGTCCGATTCGTTCCTGGAGCGTGGCGAGATCGTCTCGACCCGCGGCCGCAATGCCGAGGAAACCCAGCGCCGCGCCGCCCATCCGGGCGACCTCACCAAGGGTAAGCCGGTCATCGTGCTGATCAACGGCGGCTCGGCTTCGGCCTCCGAAATCGTCGCCGGCGCGCTGCAGGACCACAAGCGGGCGACGCTGGTCGGCACCCGCTCGTTCGGCAAGGGCTCGGTGCAGACCATCATCCCGCTCGGCTCGGGCAACGGCGCGCTGCGCTTGACCACCGCGCGCTACTACACGCCGTCGGGCAAGTCGATCCAGGCCAAGGGCATCGTGCCCGACATCGAGGTGCTGCAGGACGTGCCGGAAGAGCTGAAAGCGCGCACCGACACCAAGGGCGAGGCCTCGCTGCGCGGCCATCTGAAGAACGATGGCGACGAGAAGACCGGCTCGCAGTCCTATGTGCCGCCGGATGCCAAGGACGACAAGGCGCTGAAGATGGCCGACGACCTGCTGCACGGCATCAAGTCGACCTCCAGCGCGACGCCGGCGCCTGAGGCCGCGCGCGACAAGGCCGCGGTCGACAAGCCCGGCAACAAGGCCGCGAACTGATCTTTTCCATCGATCTGGCGCAAAGGGCGGCCCTCGGGCCGCCCTTTCTGCTTTCTGCACCTGTGCTTCGACGGGGAGGCCGGGGCGCGGGAATGCACCGCATCGTGCTATCGTTCGCCCTGTTGATTCGGGGAGGGTCATGGCAGAGGCGGCCGATGAACTGAGCACGCCGCTTGGGCAGACGACCAAGGGCAGGAGGCGCCGCGTCCGCCTGCCATTCACGGCGATGCAGGCGCTTGCCGTGCTGCTGGGGCTCGTGCTGGTCGGTTTCGGTGGCGTCGCGCTGTTCAACGACAATCCGCTCGGCGGCGAACCGATGGCCCGTATCGCGCTCCGTACACCCCCGCCCGCAGCCGCCGACGACAAGCACGCCCCGGCCGGCCAGGCCGAACCGGCGGCCAAATCCCCCGCCAAGGTGCCGGCCGCTGTCGGCGACGCCAAGGACGCGAAGACCGTCACCATCATCGACGGTTCCAGCGGCAAGCGCCAGGACGTGGTGATCGGCGCCGCCGATCCCGCCGACAAGAGCGATGGCGACGCGCCGGCGCTCGCGATGGCCGGCATCGACCCCCGCCTTTTGGAAAAGTCGCGCTACGGGATGATCCCGGTGGTCGCCGACGGCCTGAAGCCGTTCACGGTCTATGCGGCCGACGCCGACCGCGCCAAGGCGGGCCGGATGCCGGTGGTCGCCATCGTGGTCGCCGGCCTCGGCGTCGGTGCCGCCAAGACCACTGATGCCATCATGAAGCTGCCGCCGGCCGTGACGCTGGCCTTCACGCCCTATGGCGCCGACCCCGGCAAGCTTGCGGAACGCGCCCGGACCCAGCGCCACGAGATCCTGCTGCAGATCCCGATGGAGCCGTTCGACTATCCCGACAACGATCCGGGGCCGCAGACCTTGCTGACGACACTCGGCAGCGAGCAGAATCTCGACCGCTTCTATTGGCACCTGAGCCGCCTGCAGGGCTACGCCGGGATCGCCAATTTCATGGGTGCCCGGTTCGTCGCAACCGATCCCGTGATGCAACCCATCGTCCGCGAAGCGGCCAAGCGCGGCCTGAGCTATTTCGATGACGGTTCCACCCCGCGCAGCGTCGCGCAGAGCCTCGCCGCCGGCCAGGCGCTGCCGTTCGCGAGGGCCGATTTCGCCATCGACGCGGTGCCGACGTCGGCGGAGATCGACCGCGCGCTGGTCAAGCTGGAGACGATCGCCAAGGAACGCGGCACCGCCGTGGGCGTCGCCTCGGCCCTGCCGGTCTCGATCGAACGGCTCGGCGCCTGGCTCAAGACACTGGACTCCAAGGGCATCATGCTTGTGCCATTGACAACGGCGATGCTGAAATCAAAATCGGGCTAAAGATCAATCCGTTGGTGCAGCTTGAGACCTTGCCGGGGGGCCGGGTCGGCGGCTCCGGAAACTGTACGAGGTAGCGGCAGCATGGCACGTTATGAAGACCTGCCCTATCGAACCTGCGTCGGCATCATGCTGCTGAACACCGCCGGGCTGGTCTTCATCGGACGCCGCGCCGGCGGCATCGAGCATGTCGACGACGCTCATGTCTGGCAGATGCCGCAAGGCGGCGTCGATCCCGGCGAGGATACGTTTCAGGCCGCAAGGCGCGAGCTCTATGAAGAGACCAGCGTCAAATCAGTGGAAAAGCTCGGCGAGGTCCCGGACTGGCTGATCTATGACATCCCGCGCACTGTCGCGGGGCGCGCCTGGAAAGGCCGCTATCGCGGCCAGCGGCAAAAATGGTTCGCCTTGCGCTTCACCGGCGAGGAGAAGGAGATCAACGTCTCCAATCCCGGTGGTGGAGGCCACAAGGCCGAGTTCATGTCCTGGCGCTGGGAGCCGATGAAGAATCTGCCGGAACTGATTGTGCCGTTCAAGCGCCCGGTCTATGAGCGCGTCGTGAAGGAATTCGCCGGTTTGGCGGCCAAATAGAGCCACGACTCACGCAACCGAGATGTCATCAGATAAGCCGTATCGCCCCAACGTGGGCATTGCACTGTTCAACACCGCTGGACGCGTGCTGATCGGCCACCGGATCAAGGACGATGGTCCGGAGATCGTGTTGCCCGGCCTCGAATGGCAGATGCCGCAAGGCGGCATCGACGCGGGCGAGGATCCGCGCCAGGCCGTGATGCGCGAATTGTGGGAAGAGACCGGAGCGGTCAACGCCGACTATCTCGGCGAGACCGACTGGATGACCTACGAATTTCCGTCCCATCATGTGCCGGAAACACACCGTCTTGCACGATTTCGTGGCCAGCGGCAAAAGTGGTTTGCGTTGCGCTTCACCGGGCGCGACGACGAGATCGATCCGTTGACGCCGCGCAACAACCAGCCCGCGGAATTCGATCAATGGCGCTGGGAGCGCCTCGACCGCGTCGCCGATCTCGTGGTGCCGTTCCGGCGCGACGTCTATCGCGCCGTCGCCACCCGGTTTGCGGAATTCGCCGGCTGATCTGCGGGCGCAACGCGCCGCGCATCGCCCGGCGTCATGCCGTAGGTCGCGCGGAACACGCGATAGAACGTCGCGATGCTGTCGAAGCCGCATGAGAACGCGATCTCGTCAATGCCACGCTCCTGCATGAGGTAGAGAGACCGCCTCGCCTCCCTCAGCCTTGCCGCCGTCAGCGTCCGCGCAAACGACAGGCCGGTCGGCTCGAACAGCGCATGCAATTGCCGAAGTGAAATGCAAAGCTCGGTGGCGACCGCGGCCGGCGTGAGCGACGGCCGATGCAGGTCGCGGAGCAGGATTTCACGCGCGGCGTGGAGGTAGCCCGCACGCAGCGCGGCACGGATTTCATCCTGGCGTGGCCGCACGCGCCCGCGCGCAAGCAGCGCCAGACGCACCATGTGCGTGACGTCGCCGGCGAACTCCCCAGCCTGCGCGGGGTCATGCGTCATCGCGCGGAACATGGCGCCGACAAGCCGGGTCAGCCCGGCATCCCGCGACAGCATCACCGGCGGCACGTCCTCGATCCGCGCATCGAGCACAAGCTCGCTGGTGATGGGAATCTTGAGGCTGTAGAAATGAAAGCCGTCGGTGCGTTCGGGTTTCGAGGCAAACGGAAGATTGGAGTGACCGAACACCAGATCTCCGTTGCGCACGTACTGGACGCGATCGCGGCCAATATCCATGTGACCGGGCCCGCGCACCTGCCACGCAAGATGCAGACTGTTGCTCGGGACGCGCGCGATGTCGGACGAGGTCCGGCTGACGCGATAGGACGACGCCGACATTTCCGCCAGCACGGCGCCGCCCACCGGTGTTGCGGAAAACCGTCCACGGAAATCGGGCCGCTTGTCACGGTCGAGCTCGATCGTGACCCCGAATAGGCTTTTGCCGCGTACGTCGCACCAGTGCTCGAAACGGTCCTGCGGGCGGAGAGCATCGGTGGAGAAAGTCAGCACTGCATCTTGTCCGTTACATCAGGGATGAAATCGCGATGCGATCGGGCCAATTCGTCATCGCGCCGCAACTTGTCATTTATGCACGATTCTCGCTGTAAACTGCTTCACAGTTTCCGAACCATGCTCTAGTTCGGGCCGACCGCGAACGGACCGATCGCGATGACACGACAATCGCTGTCGCGCTTGACGCACTCGCCGAGCGCCGAATTCACCGCGGCCTGTTCGTTGGCGGCCTTCAATCCGAGCCCCGGCCGTCCCTGCGCGCCGACCGCGATCGCATTCCAACCTGCCGTCGCATCGGCGAGCTTCCGTGCAACTTCATTGCGTTCGCCCGGCGCGATGACCGAGCTGTCCGCGGCCCTGAAGAAACCCGTGACACGCAACGTGGTCGGAATCGGCACCACGAAGACATCGTCGACCACGACGATCGTGCAGGGCACGCCCGCGACCGCGCCGCAGGCTTGCAGGTTGCGGCGCGCCGATTCCTCGAGCGAATCGATGCCCGAATTGAAGAAGAATTGCCCGCCCGGACCGAGCGCGATGGTCCGCGTCTTGCGCCCCGGCACGAACAGGTTGTCGAGCCGGGCCCTGGCCGGGTCGCGCAGCAGCGGAACGTCCCTGGTGGCGTACGGCTTCTCGACCAGCGCATCGCGCCTCACCCATGGCAAGGGCGGCAGCGGAGGCTGGCCATGGGCATACACGACGGTGTTGCCGACGGCGTACAGTTCGCACTTGCGCGGCGAGTTGGCATTGTCGGCGCGCTTCTGGCACAGCTCGAGTGCCGCCGTCTTCGCCGTGTCCTCGCTCGGCTGCGCCACGCTCCATCCGACGAAGCCGTTGATGTTGAGGGCAACCGCCTTGGAATCGCCCGCGGGCAAATATTCGGTCGCCAGCGCGCTGCGGGTGCGGTCGCTGACGAAGGGAGTGCTGTCGGCGACGAACTTATCGCCCGATGAAATCGAAGGTGGCGGTGACGGCGGCACCGGAGAGGCCGGCGCGGCCAGATTCGGCGCAGGCGCAAGTTTCGCCGGGGCAGACGGCGCCGTCGATGCTGATGGCGACGGTGCCGCCGATGGCGCCGGCGAAGCGGATGCCACGGGCACGGATGTCGGAGTGGAGCTCGCCACGGAAGCGGGCTTCGTCGCCGACGTTTCCAGCTTGGTGTAGGTGAGGAAGCCGCCGACGCCGATCGCCGCCAATAGCACCAGGGTGATGGCGGCGGGCCACATCCAGGCCGGCGCACCCGCAGGTGCGGCCTTGACCGGCTTCTTGACCTGTGGCGTCGCGTAGGTGCCGTCCTCGCGCCGCATCGCCACCATATAGGCGTGCACGGGGGTCGGGATGTTCTTCACTTCCTGCGCGCCGATGTCGGCGAACTGCACCGACAGCTTGTTGGCGACCTGTTCGTGCACCGCGCGCGATATGCAGATGCCGCCGACCTCGGCGAGGCCTTCGAGCCGCGCGGCGATATTGACGCCATCGCCGAGCAGATCGCCGTCGCGCTCGACGACGTCGCCGATGGTGATGCCGATTCGAAACGCCATCTGCCGGCTTGGCGGGTACGCCATGTTGCGCGTGCGCAGGCTTTCCTGGATGTCGATCGCGCAGCGCACGGCTTCAACGGCGCTGGGGAATTCCGCAAGCACCGCATCGCCCGCGGTGTTGAAGATGCGGCCACCGCATTTCGCGATGAAATCGTCGGTGACTTGCCGATAGGAGGCGAGCCGCCGCAGCGTCTCTTCCTCATCCTCGGCAACCAATCGACTATAGCCTGCAATATCGGCCGCAAAGATCGCCGCGATCTTGCGCTTCATGAGCACCAGCCCCGGAACCCAAATATGTCGGGCAGAATGCCGCCAGATGCTCGCAGGCGCAACA
It includes:
- a CDS encoding adenylate/guanylate cyclase domain-containing protein, translating into MKRKIAAIFAADIAGYSRLVAEDEEETLRRLASYRQVTDDFIAKCGGRIFNTAGDAVLAEFPSAVEAVRCAIDIQESLRTRNMAYPPSRQMAFRIGITIGDVVERDGDLLGDGVNIAARLEGLAEVGGICISRAVHEQVANKLSVQFADIGAQEVKNIPTPVHAYMVAMRREDGTYATPQVKKPVKAAPAGAPAWMWPAAITLVLLAAIGVGGFLTYTKLETSATKPASVASSTPTSVPVASASPAPSAAPSPSASTAPSAPAKLAPAPNLAAPASPVPPSPPPSISSGDKFVADSTPFVSDRTRSALATEYLPAGDSKAVALNINGFVGWSVAQPSEDTAKTAALELCQKRADNANSPRKCELYAVGNTVVYAHGQPPLPPLPWVRRDALVEKPYATRDVPLLRDPARARLDNLFVPGRKTRTIALGPGGQFFFNSGIDSLEESARRNLQACGAVAGVPCTIVVVDDVFVVPIPTTLRVTGFFRAADSSVIAPGERNEVARKLADATAGWNAIAVGAQGRPGLGLKAANEQAAVNSALGECVKRDSDCRVIAIGPFAVGPN